The Candidatus Kuenenbacteria bacterium HGW-Kuenenbacteria-1 genome contains the following window.
TCTATAATTTTTTGTCTATCCAAAGACAAAACCAATGCTTCACGTATAGATTTTTCTTTTAATAATGGGTTTTTTTGTTGATTCAAAAAAATACCCATATATTGAGGCAAATAAAGAAAATGAAAAATAAAATCTTTTTGAGAAATCGTTTCGTCTAATTTTTTAGATAAAAAATCTTTGGGTAAATAATTCAAACCATTAATTTTTTTTGTTTTTAAATCTAAAAAAGCTTCTTTAAAATCTGAATAAAATTTAAAAACAATTCTATTTAAATAACTTTTTTTATTATAATAAAAAGGATTCTTTTTTAAAATATATGACTGAATTAACCCTCTTTGATCTTTAGTTAAAGAATGAAATTGAAACGGTCCAGTGCCAATAGGTTTTAAATTATAAATAGCTAAATTAGCTTGATTAGGAGAAATATTATTCCAAAGATGCAAAGGAATAATTCCTATAACCAAACTAGATAAAAAAGGAGTTAAGGGCTTTTCTAATATAAATTGAACAGTATAATCGTCTATTTTTTTAACTTCTACCCCTTTAAAATTATTTAAAAGAGGACTTTTAAAAGCAGGGTTTTGAATACTTTTAATAGTAAAAACTACATCTTCTGCACTAAATTTTTCTTTATCGTGCCATAATATATTTTTTCGAAGAAAAAAAGTATATTTTTTTTGATCTTTACTAATTTCATATTTTTCGGCCAGATCCGAAACAATTTCTTGTTTCTCATTATATTTTAAAAGACCAGAAAAAACCAATTGGGAAATATCCAAATCAACTTCATTTATTGGAGCTAAAATAGGATTAATATATTGGGGACTCCCTACTAATCCTTCAATATATTGATCCCCTATTTTAGGAACTTCAATTGTTTGAGAAAAATATAATCTAATGAATAAAAATAGAAAACAAAAAATAATTAAAAAAAATAATCCTTTAATAATTAATTTTTCTTTTTTATTTAAAAAACGAAACAAATATTTAGATTGCTTTAAATTAGGAAATTGATGAGATTGAAATTGTTTTATTAATTTCCAAACTTGAAATTTTTGTTTGGAAAATTGGAAAGAAGATTTTTCTTTAAAATTTTTATTAAAAAAAGAAGACACAATAAATATAAATTAAAAATTTAAAGCGAAAAAAATAAATAAAAATATATATTATTTTTCGTTTAAAAAATCATATTCCAAAACAAAGATAATTTATTTAGTACTATTTGGAATCGAAGTTGGAGTTGGAGTTGGAGTTGGAGATGTTGGAATATTTGCCTCAGGTTTTACTGGAACATCTAAATCAACAATCTGTGGGAATAAAAGTACTCCGTCTTTGCTAATATAAGAATCAAACTCATTGTTTTGTATTTTAAGCTTTATTTTATAAAGATCATGCTCTTTAGAAATATTTGTTATAGAAGCAACTGCTTTTCCCGCTAAAATATTCTTATTAATATAATTAATCGCTTTTTCTTTTATTCTTTGAGAAGAGGCAATTTCTTGTTTATTATTTTTTTCTTTTAATAAAAAGACCGTTGCGCCTGCTAAAAGCAATACAAAAACAATAATTGCAATCACTATTAATACTATTTTTTTATTTAATTTGTCCATATATTTTTTTAATTAAAAATATCAGTCAAAGACTGACCACCCTATGGGTGAAAATAAAAATTTATTGGGCTAAAAGAATATTTATTATTCCCAGTCCCAAAAATAAAATAGAAAGAACAATAGTAAAAATAAATAAATATTTTTCTATTCCCCGTTTAACTTGATAAATATTTTCTCCACCACCAAAAACCGCTCCCAATCCACTACCTTTACTTTGAAGTAAGATGCTAATTATTAAAAAAATAGAAACAATAACTTGAATAATGGTTAAAATTTTCATAACAGATCTCTAAATTAAATTAATTTAATTTTTAAATATACTTCCATTTTTCTTTGTCCATTCAGGACAAGTAACCATCCGAATCTGTTGCCTTACATCATTCATTTCTTTTTCTAATCTATCCATCTGAACTTTTATAAAGGTAAATTCTTCATCTAATTTTAAAACATTATTAATAAATCCATCTAATAAATTGTACATTTTCTCAATCCTATCCTCTAATCTAATTATTTCTTTTTTTATTTCTCTTATTTCATATTTTATTGAAAAATTCAAATCATTTTGTAATGAAGAAATTTTTTCATCCAAGTCTTCTTTAGTGGCAAATCCCTTTAAACTCTCTTGAAGTATTTTTTTAAACTCTTGTGTCGTCATATTAACTAATTCTGTTTTTGTGTTTGTTAAATTTTTTTTCATATAAATTTATTATATATGAATAAAAAAACTTGTCAAATAAATTAGACGGGATAACTCCCGCCTAGTTTATTTTTATTTCATCTATAAATTTCTAAATTACTGAGAACATTCTCCTGGATTTTTTATCCATTCACCATTTTCAATCCATGTGCAATAAACATCGCCTGTCGCTTGATCGATCATTTCAAATTCTTTAGTAATAATTTTATCTGCTTTTATTGTTTTAAATTTCAAATTACCATTTTCGTCAATTTCAAATTTAGATAATTTTTTCTCTTGTTCTTTAATACCTTCGACCAAAAGAGCGGTTAATTTTTCATAATGAATACTAAAATATTCTTCTTGTTGTTCATTTTTAAAACTAAAAGTAGCTTCAGGTAAAACTTCTTTTACATCTTGGGCAATTAAACCCAACCGTTTTTTTGCATCGTCAGGCTCATCAATAGAATTATAAAGATAACCTTGAAGTTTAGTAATTTTTG
Protein-coding sequences here:
- the secG gene encoding preprotein translocase subunit SecG, whose translation is MKILTIIQVIVSIFLIISILLQSKGSGLGAVFGGGENIYQVKRGIEKYLFIFTIVLSILFLGLGIINILLAQ